The Neurospora crassa OR74A linkage group I, whole genome shotgun sequence genome segment CATGTCCTACCCAAATGCTTCAGCGGGTTGGGAGACGGGTAGCCAGCCGGCTCTTTCTCCCTATACCGAGTTTCCCGACTTTGCCGCCTTGAGGAGGAGCGAATCTGCCGAGATCAAGATCGAACCCAGCAACCAGCGCCTAGTACCGCTCATGCAGAAATCCAGTGTCAACGAACCAGCATCTCCAGGGGGTCAGGCGAGGAGAGCAGGGAAACTAAACTTGATGCCAACTGGACCCCATCACAGGAAGGTCAAATCAACCAGCAAGATTGGGAAACCGGACAGCAAGCCGAAGCTCGCGGCAGCAAGTGCGTTGAACACGGCAGTTCTCCAGTCGCAGATGAAGCGCAAACATCCTGGCCCTATCCCCAACTTCCCAGGCCGACCAAACATCATGCAGACCATGCAGACCCATACTCCCGGAGTTAGCGGCCCTGTGGCTTGGATGGCAGATTATCAAGTACATGCACGCAACGCCTACTCAACACCGACGACGCCTATAGGTGGACTTGGCGCTCAACCGATAACGCCGATGGGAATGCCCATGGGGATGGGCAACGGTATGAGTAACGTCATGGGAAATGGAATGCCCAACGGAATGCCCAACGGTATGCCTGACAACGGCATGGGAATGGGCATGAACATGGGCATGCCCGTAACAAACATGCACGGCGGCATGTCCATGGGAATGGGATCAGCGGGCATGGTGATGACTTCGGGTATGGCCTCCCCAGCACCTCTCCCAATACCGTCACCATACATgcagcaaccaccacaacaacccatGACCGGCGATCCCGGAGTAGGAATGGGAATGAGGGTACCAGGAACTCCCGGAGGCCGGGGCCAGCATCGGCCCAGCAACACCATGGCTACAATAGCCATGAGCCAAGACccccgcgccgccgccgagcagATCCGGAAGGACGCCTGGCAAGTGTGCGAGCGTGAGCGCGTCGAGATGCTGCAGCGCCGGCTGATGCTGACGGAACACGAGCGCGGCATGCTCGATCAGGAGACCAACATGTTGCAGCTCAACTTGGGCAAGATGCGTCAGGTCGTGGCGAGACATCATCAAGAGCTGGAAGAGGCGGTCGAGCGGGCGCGGAAGTTGAATGAAggatcctcctctcctccccagGAGGGCCAGcacgatgaggacgaggaggaggttgcaGGGCTCCCACAGACCCAGGGGTAGGGACAGGGGACAGGTAACCGAAGACAGTTAAAGTGTAGAAACGCGGACTGGTCTCGGTCTTCTGTGGCTTTGACCTGACCTCGCTTCTTGTTTTCCACTGCTTGAGGTATCTTGCGGTCCTCAGCTTCAACTCTCCAGATCAAGTCTCGGGACTTGGTCTTGGACTGATTGCTGGACTGACTGTTGCACTGACTGTTGCACTGATGCTTGAACTAGCCTCGACCTGGCCGTTGTTAGTGACCCGTGTACATTAATTGTAATGATAATGACGGATCAATAAAGGTTTGCGTAGGGATGGGTGGGATCAAATGGTAAAGGAGGCTCAATtgattgtttttttttcttgcttggGTTGGAATTCAAGGCGTATATCGGCCGTTCGGTTTGGTTGGCTCTTTGCTAAGATTTCAGGTTGTTCAATTCTTTTTTGCTGAAACAATTTATCCATACTACACATATACAAGAGAGGTGTTAGCGGTGCGATTTTTGTTGAATGGGCTGAGGTAAAttgtttttcttgtttcttatttttttcatCTTGTGTAGTCGTGAGTTTGAATAGTGTTGACATGTACTCACTTGTTTGGGCTAGAAGCACCTCAGACTTTTAGTCGTTATTAGGTGCAAATCATATCCCAAGAATTGGTCACAGCGTTATAAAGATATAGTAGTACCACTGCAGTTTGTTCCGATGTTTTGGATGCAGAGCTGAAAATGTCTGGCAACCACGTACGCAGTACATTCTCGCTTTGACGGACCCCGCCACACTACGTAGGATCGATTCTTCAACTCTAATTACAAAACTTATCGAGGGCTGAAAATGCATCCAAGCAACGCCAAGTAGGCCattgaagccatcaccatctACCACAAAAGCGTATTGCTTGCTTCTAGGAAGGGTATGTTAAGAAACGCCAGACCCGCCTGTCAAAGCAGCCAAGGAATAGGGCCGATTTTAAGTGTCAACAAGGATGGCAGTTCTTCTGCAAGCAGAAAAGAACATGATTCAAGAAatgataaaaaaaaaaagcgtgGAATTTTTGGAATAGTAGTTCGTTTAGGACAAAACTTGTCacatgaaaaaaaaaaaaaaaaacaaagaggtTTCATCCCGGCTAGTATCTTTGATGGTTCGGATTTCACAAAGCAGAGTGGACAGATGGTTGCCGTTCCCGAACCCGAACATGCTCCGACGCCAATGAGGTCAAAAATTCCCATCCATGCTCACCATGGCACTTTTTAGGTACAAGACAAGGATAGTTCCCTGTTCGCGAAGCCAACCGTCACGGAAAAGGATCACCGAATATCCCCACGGTTTACAAGCCAATTGCATCGTTTCGCTGTGTCTGAATGCTACGTTCCCTTCTTGAAGTGCCGGCCTGCAGGTTGTTCCTTGGGTGGATTAGTTGTGAACGATTGGCCTTCGAGCGTGGGGATAAATTCGACTTGAAGAAGAGATTTTGCGGTAGTGTGGTTTCTTCCACTCGACACGGTACTCTCCCGCAGGAACATCACCAACATGCTCGGTTGAGCGTGGCGTAACTAAAATCGATGAAGATCCCGTACCTCCGGGTGACTTCCTTGATCAGTTGGAGGAGATCAAAAACTGATAGGGGCGGGGTTGGATGGCATGGGTACTttcctctagaggtacctataaTATGACGAGGGCAAGAGCGACGGAGTTGCAATATCGAGGCAACCCAAAACTCACCTTCCCCAGCCAATCGCAACAGCAGCCGAATTTCAATCCATACACCTCACACTTTCCAAAATCCACCACCGCTAGACCTCTCACCAACATTGGGCAGTAGAAAAACAAACACACCGACAAGTCCGAGCGTCTGGCAACAGCGTTTCCGCATACGACGTGTCCCAAACAGATCGAGTCCGCAGCTTTACTTTGGCCAGGAGAATGAACTTTTCAGGTCGCAGAGGATCGACCCCGCTGCCTGGACAACGCAGATCCACGCGATGAAGAGGCCGTCCGGGCTGTCTACACCAAAATGATCAATGCTATCACCACCCCAGCAGCCTTCAATTCTACGGGATCATTCTCTGATGCTCTCTTAATCTCGCCTTCACCAGAATCTCCATCCTACTACTCTATCAGCCCTTCTTCACCTACAGCTGGATAGAGCGGATGTATCCCTCTCGCAACTCTCTGCCATGCCGGCTTTTTCCAGAGTGAAGCTACCACGGCAGCAAAAGACGGCCCTAGCTGATGTGCTTGCTTTGGGCTTTTGTCAGTCGAGAAACACCAAccagcctcctcttccccttgcATCGATGGAGCTAAGGGCCGGTTATCATATTTGGCATGGCTCACTGTTTCCCGCTCGTTCAGCATTTGCATCGTCTctgtcctccacctcctggTTCCCATCGAAAACAACCGAAAGAACTTTACACCATCGCTCAAGACATATGAGTTGTTCGACTCGACATCCAACATGCCGACACTCATGTACTGGACGAGGGCAAAAGCCAATGCTGCCATCACTTGTGCTCGCATCATGATTCTCAAGCCGCTTATTCAGCGATTTTTCGGTCGGCTATTGTCCACCCTTAGCCATTGCATCCACGACCACAGTCTCCTCTTGATGACCCCTATTCCACGGCACCCACAGCAGAAGCTTCCACAGTAGGCGAGGATCAGGGACTGTCTTTCACACAACGACGGCGCCGCTCAAACCCTACCACAACGAGCCCGATGTCGAAGATGAAACCAGGTGGAGTGGGCGCCTTGTCGAGCGTGGACGTGTACGACAACTATGACCGTCGCATCTATAATGGGTTGTTtcgaggggggaaaaaacgCGCTGTGTATATCCGACATCGAAGCTCGGGGGACcgatggtgctggtggtgatggtggtgatagtGGGAGCGGTATGTCGATTGCCTCGACGCAAGAGCGTGGGAACAGGGTAATTTCAAACCTGGACGAGACCGATACCAAGATTCCTGTCAATGACGAACACCTCCCTTGGTGGATCAGTGCCACATCAACGTCGCGACACGTCCGATGGGGATGACGGTGAAGATTTCCAGCTTCAAGCTCCGTCAAGGGTCCATCTGCGATTGTTCATCCACGTGACAACGTCATTCACGTCACTCGGTCGCCGCTCAGCAACTCAGCCACCAGTTGCGACAAGGTTGATACGATGCCGCTGGCATGCAGGATAACGGTAACCAGATCTTGGGCGAGCTCCATGGGGAACAGCCCCGGGAGGTGGAGATAGGGGCAGTTTTCTCCAGCTCTAGGCCATCTTCCGGCGGAGACCCAAGATGTGTACCGTCACGGGAACTTGCTAGAGAGAGTGCAATAGTTGCCAGGTCGAGACAATGCAGAGAGACAGTCAGCACCCAGTGGTATCGGCCCCCCCAGGGTACTGGTGTTGTGTCCATGCCGTCGTCACCTGTGGATGAGCTTTGTTATACTGTtgaccagcaacagcaacgagCTTGGCGCCTGAGACGGGGAGCGCGGACAAGTGAACAGGAGACTCGCGCGGCGGACGGGAACCGTTGATTGGCAAAGCTTTCGAGAACAGGGTCGCTCGGCTAAGCTAGGGCCTTAGATCTGCTTTTTTCCGCTCCGGATTCGGTCTTCCTGCCCTACTCGACACcaccctctcttttctttttgtttgttgCTTCTATGTCGAGCAAGAGGGTTGTCGTcgctgtcgttgtcgtccacAATAATTGCGTTGGTGTTTCGTGGGTTTGGAGATTGGGTTATGGTTCTTGGGAAAAGATACTATCTgctctgctgctgcaagGTCGGTGTGGAATCATCGGAGCCGCTGGACCAGGGGATCATCGATCGGTGTCTGTTGCCCATATCTCTGATGTCATGATACCTCCTTCGAGTTCCAGTTCATCCGGTACAAAAAACTGTTTCTGTTGTGTAAGTGGCTGACGTCAGTCAGCTGCGTGGGCTGGAATCGTGCCCTTGGTCCACAACAGGAGGCGCTCAGGCGCTGAGCATTGGAAGCTTCTCCACGGCTGAATCCCGCCCTGAGGTCGAAGAGTCGGTGTCGCTCCGTCAAGGGCGAGcggagaaaaaggagaatCAAGGAGTCGAGAGGCCCAGTGTTCACCGGCGGACGACAGCTATGATACTCGTGCTCCTAGCGGGCCTGAAACGGCCTTCGAGGGCACCTTCATGCTTCTTAAGCTTGGCCTCATATCTGCCAGCCTTTGCTATTCCGAAAACGACAACGAATCTTGACCAGCGCTCACGGCTTACCAGTTGCTGGACCATAAGCGGCAATTGGGAGAGTAGCTCGTATGAGCAGGGTTTCCCCCATCGAGATCATGGAGGATAAATGAGAAGGACGACATACTGATGGGAAGAACGGCACGCCGGCATTACACCGTCACGACCGACAACCGGACTTCCAAATTTCTTGCCGCAACAGGTCGACAACACACCACTCTCCGCCATTGTATCCGAGATCCTTGACGACCGGCACGAAGTTGCCTTATCCTTCGTCCGTGGCTCCCCACAAGAGTTGAAGATAAGAGGGTCTACTCCACATGTAGTGAATTATGAGCGGTTGTCACAGACATTCGAATTTTGTCGCCGACAGGGTTGACAATGGCAGCGGAGTAGGTGAGGGCGGCTTTGTGCGGATTGGGCAAGCATCGACGGCGGATCTGGAAGGGGAGGCTCACAAGTCTGTGCAGCGGAGAGAGCGCAGAGTGGGATGCTGGGGTGTTCCTAATGGGAGGTTGCAGATTCATGGGGGGGTTTTCAAGGATTACAATATTTCCTCACTCATTGTACCTGTACACCCCCGTCGGGTTTAAGCTTTCCACTCGGGGCTTTCTCCACGTTCCCTTAACCCCATCTATTCCTCCCGCCCAGGTCAACCTCCCGCGCCAACGCATAACCGCCAACCGACCGCCAATGACAATTGAGAACGGTCCATCCCCCGGTTACACACGCAAGTTACAATACGGGCTTCAGTACGGACGATAGGGACAGAGCTGCTATGCGAACGATACAGCGCCAGGCGTGCCGCTGTAACTTGCAGTGCTCAGCAGATGACACCATGCTCGCCGGCTGCTCAGAAATCGGCTCATCGTCGACTCGTCAGTCGAGATCGTCGTCTCTGCCAAGACCTGGCTTACCCGTTGGTCGTACGCTATTAGCGTCGCACTTGTTGGTGCGCAGAATGTTCCATGTAATGGGGCGCAGAGTGTCGCGTGCTAGCCGTATCGGTGCCGGTTCACGCAATGCTACCTCGATATTGCCGGCTGCCCGCCAAGCGCACGGCCCAACGGACACAAGGAGGTTCGTTATTGCCGGGCAGTCTGGGCGTTCGTTGCCTCCTTTGCTTTGTTTACCTTGGATTTCGGCTAAACCTGAAGAAAAGGGGGTTACACTATCTTGTGGTCGCACACGACAGACCGCGCATTAACCTCAGGCAGAATGGGGATTCGAGAGAGGCCGCTGCAGGCGGGACAGTCGGCAAAGATTCACGCTTCACCGTCGACGGACCTTTGTACGCAAAAGAGAAGCCCAAGCATCGTCGCCTCGCACTTCAAAGATGCCCGTTAGGCAATCTGGTCCACAGTCAACTACTGGTAATCCAACAGCCGCTGGATTCAAAATCAAAAGAAGGTCATCGAGGGTTATGTGTAAGCTTCTGCGACTTCGCGGGGTTTGATCACAGCTGATCACGGTAAGCAGGGTATGGCGCGAGTCATCACACCTCGTTGGGGTCCACCGCCTCGGTCAAATTTGCTCCCTTGTTGTGGTGAAGCAAGAGATTTTGAACCCCCCTTTGGAGAAAAGCCTTCTCCAACGATCCTTTCACTTGAGCCCTCTTGTTGTGGGGGTTACGGGCCATCCGAAACAGATGACATTGGGAACGGGGAAAATGGGATAGTCAAGTGAGCGTTCGACACATGAAGCCGTCACTGTTGGGGGTTTGTGTTGTTCATGAACCACTCATGCCGACTTCGAGAACCGTCAAGACCCGGATGCGCACGGGGCCGGTGCGCCGCGTCTGGACTTCACTTCTTCTTGTGCACATTTTGTGCTCCTCAACCCCAGGTTTTTCTGTCCTCACCCTGCCGTGCTAATCCCGGACGAGACCTGAGCAGCTCCGGTTCTAAACAACTGGACTTCCACAGTCTCACTGGCAGCGTGAGAGTCAGGGTGTTCATCCAGAGTCAATAGCGTTCCTTATCCGTTCCCTCCTGAGCCTCGATTTCGGAAACCGAGTCTTGATCCAATTTCCAAGTTGGCCGCCTGTAGAGTTGCGAAAACTCGCGGACGCGTATGCTTCACCACTATGAACATGCTCCTGAGGGAGTGACTTCATATCTCAACAAACAGGGATGGGGCCTTCCATTCTTGGTCTCGAATGTCGATGGGTGTACCTGGTGTTGGAACTCGACTCCACCGCAGGAGCCACGAGATATCCACCGCTTTGGGGGACTACTTTTTTAGGCCTGTCTCCCCGGTTCGGCTCACATACATTTGAAGGACCGCTTGCCTCGACCTTGGTCCAAGTTTGTCAGCCGTTGGTTCATCCTCTCTTCTCATACCACCATAGCTCACCTCAGCTCAAGCTCGTACCGTCACGAACACTTCTCACTTCTCGCTGGGCGCGACATAGTTCCTGAACCTCCCTGGACACTCAGCAGTTCGTCCCAACATCGGCCAAAGTTCCCAATACGGGGGGACGCCTCTCTTCCATCCGTCATATAACAACACCCACCGGTTTCGAGCTTGTGAGAGCTGATCGTCAAGCCGCCACAATGTCTCGCATTCAAAACCAGCCAAATACCGTCTGGATTCGCAATGGCAACGCCTACAGCCCTATCGAGACGATTGAAATCGTCGGCCGTCTGGGCACCTTCAAGGCCAACATGTTCCCCGCCAAGGTCTTTTGCTCGGCCGTGTCTGCCGGCTGTATAGCAGCCTTCGCCTCCGGTGCCACCCTTGTCGCCATCAATATTCCCTGGATGGCCGAGAATACTCCTGGTCTTGTCAAGACTCTCAGCTCCATTCTCTTCCCTTGCGCCTTGGTTATGATCTTTATGAGCGGTGCCGACTTGTTTACCGGTTCGACCATGGTATGTGACTTTGGGAGGGTGGATGTTGAAGATGCCAGGTATCTCTCTTTCTCGGATGCTAACTTTTTGTCCAACAGTTAACTGGTGTGGCTTGTCTTCAAGGCCGTATCCCCTGGCATAAGATGTTGCTGCACTGGTTCATCTGCTTCTGGGGTAATTTCGCCGGCTGTCTTTTTGTCATGGCGATTATCTTTGGTTGTAagtttttttgtttctttctaCTCGTCCGATGGGACTTGGCGCATTGGCGCAACGCTGATTGGTCTCTCTGTTTCCAGATGGCGGCTTGTTTACGGATCCTGCGCAGGTAAAGGTGATCCAAAACCTCGTCTACAACAAGCAAGTTGTTCCCGAATGGCATCAGATCTTCATTCGCGCT includes the following:
- a CDS encoding formate/nitrite transporter, giving the protein MSRIQNQPNTVWIRNGNAYSPIETIEIVGRLGTFKANMFPAKVFCSAVSAGCIAAFASGATLVAINIPWMAENTPGLVKTLSSILFPCALVMIFMSGADLFTGSTMLTGVACLQGRIPWHKMLLHWFICFWGNFAGCLFVMAIIFGYGGLFTDPAQVKVIQNLVYNKQVVPEWHQIFIRAIGCNWLVCLAAYLGLAGRDLMSRAMGMWWPVFCFAILGLDHVVVNMFYIPFGIWHHTPGVTVGLYIWKGIIPSLLGNVIGGGGFCGMFYYFMYLHNQDPVPIDGIYFPADLAKLEEGGALPQYESDEYVVTTQEQKKQ